Proteins from a genomic interval of Paenibacillus sp. RC334:
- the ftsH gene encoding ATP-dependent zinc metalloprotease FtsH, protein MNRFIRNSGFYLILFLVVVGIVQFVSNSNEASDLPRYDQLRQEVKANNISKVTVQFDGYAYLVTGAYKKQPANAKSTNFSVYVPPTDSALTELVNASETNGFEYVQKKMEGESIWLTFLTSIVPLVIMFLLFFFLFNQAQGGGGKVMNFGKSKARLYNEEKKKVTFEDVAGADEEKQELVEVVEFLKDPRKFAAVGARIPKGVLLVGPPGTGKTLLARAVAGEAGVPFFSISGSDFVEMFVGVGASRVRDLFENAKKNAPCIIFIDEIDAVGRQRGAGLGGGHDEREQTLNQLLVEMDGFGANEGIIIVAATNRPDILDPALLRPGRFDRQITVDRPDVKGREAVLFVHARNKPLTKDVKMDVIAKRTTGFTGADLENLLNEAALLAARRDRKDISMREVDEAIDRVIVGTEKRSRVISDREKRIVAYHEAGHTIIGFFLENADMVHKVTIIPRGRAGGYVIMLPKEDRMLTTKQELLDKITGLLGGRVSEELFIGEIGTGAYSDFQQATSIARSMIVEYGMSEKLGPMQFGTSQGQVFLGRDIGHEQNYSDQIAYQIDQEMNRFITESYERARELLTKYSKEVHLIAQTLLVEETLELEQIKRLIETGSLDGSTNEGEGTPPENGEPVIDNIGDVRVRIQGKDDEPKNTTDQPNDIPNLQKPEDGNNSGNSGGTPPTTT, encoded by the coding sequence ATGAATCGGTTCATCCGGAATTCTGGTTTTTATTTGATTCTTTTTTTAGTTGTGGTGGGTATCGTTCAGTTTGTCAGCAACAGTAACGAAGCCTCCGATCTCCCTAGATATGACCAATTACGGCAAGAGGTTAAAGCAAATAATATCTCTAAAGTAACGGTCCAATTTGACGGTTACGCCTATCTTGTAACCGGTGCATATAAGAAGCAGCCGGCTAATGCCAAATCCACCAATTTTTCTGTGTATGTTCCGCCAACGGACTCTGCTTTAACCGAACTGGTTAATGCTAGTGAAACGAACGGATTTGAATACGTACAGAAGAAAATGGAAGGCGAAAGCATTTGGCTGACGTTCTTGACTTCTATTGTTCCTTTGGTGATCATGTTCCTGTTGTTCTTCTTCCTGTTTAATCAGGCGCAGGGCGGTGGCGGCAAAGTTATGAACTTCGGTAAGAGCAAAGCCCGTCTTTATAACGAAGAGAAGAAGAAAGTCACCTTCGAAGACGTGGCAGGGGCCGACGAAGAGAAGCAAGAGCTTGTTGAAGTCGTAGAATTCTTGAAGGATCCGCGTAAGTTCGCAGCTGTGGGCGCCCGTATTCCAAAGGGTGTTCTGTTAGTGGGCCCTCCGGGTACTGGTAAAACACTCTTGGCGAGAGCTGTTGCAGGCGAAGCTGGAGTACCTTTTTTCAGCATCTCGGGTTCTGATTTTGTAGAAATGTTCGTCGGTGTCGGCGCTTCCCGTGTACGGGATTTGTTCGAAAACGCGAAAAAGAACGCACCATGTATCATTTTCATTGATGAAATTGATGCTGTCGGACGTCAACGTGGCGCTGGATTGGGTGGCGGACATGATGAACGTGAGCAGACGCTTAACCAATTGCTCGTTGAGATGGATGGATTCGGAGCGAACGAAGGTATTATCATCGTAGCTGCAACGAACCGTCCGGATATTCTGGATCCGGCATTGCTTCGTCCGGGACGTTTTGACCGTCAAATTACAGTTGATCGCCCAGACGTTAAAGGTCGCGAAGCTGTGTTGTTTGTACATGCACGCAACAAGCCATTAACTAAAGATGTTAAAATGGATGTTATTGCGAAGCGTACAACAGGCTTTACAGGCGCTGATTTGGAAAACCTGTTGAACGAAGCTGCGTTGTTGGCAGCCCGTCGTGACCGTAAAGATATTTCGATGCGAGAAGTGGATGAAGCGATCGACCGTGTTATCGTAGGTACAGAAAAACGCAGCCGCGTAATCAGTGACCGCGAGAAACGGATTGTAGCTTATCACGAAGCAGGCCACACGATTATCGGCTTCTTCCTGGAAAATGCCGACATGGTTCACAAGGTAACGATTATTCCACGTGGACGCGCAGGCGGATATGTCATCATGCTTCCGAAGGAAGATCGCATGCTGACAACCAAGCAGGAATTACTGGACAAAATCACTGGTTTGCTGGGTGGACGCGTATCCGAGGAACTGTTTATTGGTGAAATCGGAACAGGTGCCTATAGTGACTTCCAACAAGCAACAAGCATCGCACGCAGCATGATCGTGGAATACGGTATGAGTGAGAAGCTCGGTCCAATGCAGTTCGGCACTTCGCAAGGCCAGGTATTCCTTGGACGGGATATCGGTCATGAGCAGAACTACAGTGATCAGATCGCTTATCAGATTGACCAGGAGATGAACCGTTTCATCACCGAGTCTTATGAGCGTGCCAGAGAACTCCTGACCAAGTATTCCAAAGAGGTTCATTTGATCGCCCAAACCTTGCTGGTAGAAGAAACTCTGGAACTTGAGCAAATTAAACGTTTGATCGAGACAGGTTCTTTGGACGGTAGCACGAATGAGGGAGAAGGAACACCACCGGAAAATGGTGAGCCTGTGATCGACAACATCGGAGACGTTCGTGTACGTATTCAAGGCAAGGATGACGAGCCAAAGAATACAACGGATCAACCGAATGATATTCCTAATCTGCAAAAGCCAGAGGACGGTAATAATTCGGGCAACTCTGGTGGCACTCCACCGACAACAACCTGA